In Misgurnus anguillicaudatus chromosome 5, ASM2758022v2, whole genome shotgun sequence, a genomic segment contains:
- the LOC129414191 gene encoding torsin-1A-interacting protein 2 isoform X1, producing the protein MTKEDIDASKDSQQQDDSSQSDTSTTTKKDIKMDNEPGERTEDVVTTKTTAGPSSMEEKAIRWWILAVVVIIFAVCAAFYDHDSTPPVQKENNVVELFTEKLNKVESSFPNQRPELWRRSRLHISRHLKTASPTEPVSLILTSGHGAERTLGCLAKRLAEAFSTAQNSSVLNIYGKSKSLQDSDQVKLDIDNDLREAFDGEKLAAVIHRFEELPPGSTLIFYRYCDHENAAYKKVLLVFTVMLNAELEITDNISLGSVEDMVHDQLKRKFVSSDKSALFNQMDVDKLSGLWSRISHLILPVAAEEESIQQGCGLESF; encoded by the exons ATGACTAAAGAGGATATAGACGCATCTAAAGACTCTCAGCAGCAGGACGACAGCAGTCAATCCGACACAAGCACTACAACTAAAAAGGACATTAAGATGGACAATGAACCCGGGGAGAGAACAGAAG ATGTAGTGACAACAAAGACAACAGCTGGTCCATCTAGTATGGAAGAAAAAG CAATTCGGTGGTGGATCCTTGCAGTAGTAGTCATCATTTTTGCTGTGTGTGCTGCTTTTTACGATCATGACTCAACTCCACCTGTGCAAAAAGAGAATAATGTGGTGGAATTGTTCACAGAGAAACTGAATAAAGTTGAGTCTAGCTTTCCAAATCAGCGCCCAGAGCTCTGGAGGAGAAGTCGTCTTCATATCAGCCGCCACTTAAAGACAGCCAGCCCCACTGAACCAGTCAGCCTGATTCTGACATCTGGTCATGGCGCCGAAAGGACCCTCGGCTGTCTAGCTAAACGCTTGGCTGAAGCCTTTTCCACTGCTCAAAATTCCTCAGTCCTAAACATTTATGGAAAAAGCAAATCATTACAAGACAGTGATCAAGTCAAGCTAGACATTGATAATGATCTCAGAGAAGCCTTTGATGGTGAGAAGCTTGCTGCAGTTATCCATCGGTTTGAGGAGCTCCCACCAGGATCTACTCTCATCTTCTACCGTTACTGTGACCATGAAAATGCGgcttataaaaaggtcttgCTGGTGTTTACGGTTATGCTGAATGCAGAATTGGAAATCACGGACAATATCTCTCTAGGCAGTGTTGAGGACATGGTACACGATCAATTAAAACGGAAGTTTGTTTCCTCAGACAAGTCAGCTTTGTTTAATCAAATGGATGTGGATAAACTAAGTGGACTGTGGAGCAGAATTTCTCACCTTATCTTGCCAGTGGCTGCAGAAGAGGAAAGTATACAGCAGGGCTGTGGGCTTGAATCATTttga
- the LOC129414191 gene encoding uncharacterized protein isoform X4 — translation MDNEPRKRTKEKTEEVEDTSTDTQEQDDSNTMPITEKDIKMDNEPSKRTEEKTEEVTNTSTDTQEQEDYNSQSNTSTRTEKDNKMDSKPGERTEVTPKTAADKSDQKEDWMTKKDIDTSKDSQQQDDSSQSDTSTTTKKDIKMDNEPGERTEDVATPKTVIGASDQKED, via the exons ATGGACAATGAACCCAGAAAGAGAACCAAAG AGAAAACTGAGGAGGTTGAAGACACATCTACAGACACTCAGGAGCAGGATGATAGCAACACAATGCCTATAACTGAAAAGGACATTAAGATGGACAATGAACCCAGTAAGAGAACTGAAG AGAAAACTGAAGAGGTTACAAACACTTCTACAGACACTCAGGAGCAAGAAGATTATAACAGTCAATCCAACACAAGCACTAGGACTGAAAAGGACAATAAGATGGACAGTAAACCCGGGGAGAGAACAGAAg TGACACCAAAGACAGCGGCTGATAAATCCGATCAGAAAGAAGATT GGATGACTAAAAAGGATATAGACACATCTAAAGACTCTCAGCAGCAGGATGACAGCAGTCAATCCGACACAAGCACTACAACTAAAAAGGACATTAAGATGGACAATGAACCCGGGGAGAGAACAGAAG ATGTAGCGACACCAAAGACAGTGATTGGTGCATCAGATCAGAAAGAAGATT AG
- the LOC129414191 gene encoding torsin-1A-interacting protein 2 isoform X2, with the protein MTKEDIDASKDSQQQDIKMDNEPGERTEDVVTTKTTAGPSSMEEKAIRWWILAVVVIIFAVCAAFYDHDSTPPVQKENNVVELFTEKLNKVESSFPNQRPELWRRSRLHISRHLKTASPTEPVSLILTSGHGAERTLGCLAKRLAEAFSTAQNSSVLNIYGKSKSLQDSDQVKLDIDNDLREAFDGEKLAAVIHRFEELPPGSTLIFYRYCDHENAAYKKVLLVFTVMLNAELEITDNISLGSVEDMVHDQLKRKFVSSDKSALFNQMDVDKLSGLWSRISHLILPVAAEEESIQQGCGLESF; encoded by the exons ATGACTAAAGAGGATATAGACGCATCTAAAGACTCTCAGCAGC AGGACATTAAGATGGACAATGAACCCGGGGAGAGAACAGAAG ATGTAGTGACAACAAAGACAACAGCTGGTCCATCTAGTATGGAAGAAAAAG CAATTCGGTGGTGGATCCTTGCAGTAGTAGTCATCATTTTTGCTGTGTGTGCTGCTTTTTACGATCATGACTCAACTCCACCTGTGCAAAAAGAGAATAATGTGGTGGAATTGTTCACAGAGAAACTGAATAAAGTTGAGTCTAGCTTTCCAAATCAGCGCCCAGAGCTCTGGAGGAGAAGTCGTCTTCATATCAGCCGCCACTTAAAGACAGCCAGCCCCACTGAACCAGTCAGCCTGATTCTGACATCTGGTCATGGCGCCGAAAGGACCCTCGGCTGTCTAGCTAAACGCTTGGCTGAAGCCTTTTCCACTGCTCAAAATTCCTCAGTCCTAAACATTTATGGAAAAAGCAAATCATTACAAGACAGTGATCAAGTCAAGCTAGACATTGATAATGATCTCAGAGAAGCCTTTGATGGTGAGAAGCTTGCTGCAGTTATCCATCGGTTTGAGGAGCTCCCACCAGGATCTACTCTCATCTTCTACCGTTACTGTGACCATGAAAATGCGgcttataaaaaggtcttgCTGGTGTTTACGGTTATGCTGAATGCAGAATTGGAAATCACGGACAATATCTCTCTAGGCAGTGTTGAGGACATGGTACACGATCAATTAAAACGGAAGTTTGTTTCCTCAGACAAGTCAGCTTTGTTTAATCAAATGGATGTGGATAAACTAAGTGGACTGTGGAGCAGAATTTCTCACCTTATCTTGCCAGTGGCTGCAGAAGAGGAAAGTATACAGCAGGGCTGTGGGCTTGAATCATTttga
- the LOC129414191 gene encoding uncharacterized protein isoform X5: MDNEPRKRTKEKTEEVEDTSTDTQEQDDSNTMPITEKDIKMDNEPSKRTEEKTEEVTNTSTDTQEQEDYNSQSNTSTRTEKDNKMDSKPGERTEGMTKKDIDTSKDSQQQDDSSQSDTSTTTKKDIKMDNEPGERTEDVATPKTVIGASDQKED; encoded by the exons ATGGACAATGAACCCAGAAAGAGAACCAAAG AGAAAACTGAGGAGGTTGAAGACACATCTACAGACACTCAGGAGCAGGATGATAGCAACACAATGCCTATAACTGAAAAGGACATTAAGATGGACAATGAACCCAGTAAGAGAACTGAAG AGAAAACTGAAGAGGTTACAAACACTTCTACAGACACTCAGGAGCAAGAAGATTATAACAGTCAATCCAACACAAGCACTAGGACTGAAAAGGACAATAAGATGGACAGTAAACCCGGGGAGAGAACAGAAg GGATGACTAAAAAGGATATAGACACATCTAAAGACTCTCAGCAGCAGGATGACAGCAGTCAATCCGACACAAGCACTACAACTAAAAAGGACATTAAGATGGACAATGAACCCGGGGAGAGAACAGAAG ATGTAGCGACACCAAAGACAGTGATTGGTGCATCAGATCAGAAAGAAGATT AG
- the LOC129414191 gene encoding uncharacterized protein isoform X3, with product MDNEPRKRTKEKTEEVEDTSTDTQEQDDSNTMPITEKDIKMDNEPSKRTEEKTEEVTNTSTDTQEQEDYNSQSNTSTRTEKDNKMDSKPGERTEDVVTPKTAADKSDQKEDWMTKKDIDTSKDSQQQDDSSQSDTSTTTKKDIKMDNEPGERTEDVATPKTVIGASDQKED from the exons ATGGACAATGAACCCAGAAAGAGAACCAAAG AGAAAACTGAGGAGGTTGAAGACACATCTACAGACACTCAGGAGCAGGATGATAGCAACACAATGCCTATAACTGAAAAGGACATTAAGATGGACAATGAACCCAGTAAGAGAACTGAAG AGAAAACTGAAGAGGTTACAAACACTTCTACAGACACTCAGGAGCAAGAAGATTATAACAGTCAATCCAACACAAGCACTAGGACTGAAAAGGACAATAAGATGGACAGTAAACCCGGGGAGAGAACAGAA GATGTAGTGACACCAAAGACAGCGGCTGATAAATCCGATCAGAAAGAAGATT GGATGACTAAAAAGGATATAGACACATCTAAAGACTCTCAGCAGCAGGATGACAGCAGTCAATCCGACACAAGCACTACAACTAAAAAGGACATTAAGATGGACAATGAACCCGGGGAGAGAACAGAAG ATGTAGCGACACCAAAGACAGTGATTGGTGCATCAGATCAGAAAGAAGATT AG